Within Wyeomyia smithii strain HCP4-BCI-WySm-NY-G18 chromosome 2, ASM2978416v1, whole genome shotgun sequence, the genomic segment CTCAATTTGAGAAAGAAGTGTTTCTGTGTCGACGTATGATAGAGTTTGATTACCCAATATACGCAGAAAGTGTTTCTGCGCCGAGTTAATTGCCGACTCCCACAAGCCACCGAAATGCGATGCCAAAGGAGGATTGAAGTGCCATCTAATGCCTTGTGATGCACATTCTTGCTGTAGTGCCATTCTATGTTGCTCGCTCTGTATCAATTTACGTAGTTCGTTGGCAGCTCCAATAAAGTTGCGACCGTTGTCGCTGTAAACATCCGAACACAAACCCCTGCGGGCCACAAAACGGCGTAGCGATTGTAGAAATTTTGCAGTCGTTAAGTCCGCTACTAGTTCGAGATGTACTGCTTTAGTGCAAAAACATACAAACACCGCGACATAGGTTTTTCTCGGGCTCGCTCTCCTATGCGGTGGTTGAACGTATATCGGTCCCCAATAGTCAATACCGGTTGTTGAAAAGGGTCTGCCATGAACTGTTCAACGCGTTTAGGACGAGCGCGGAAACAAACATCGCAATtctgaacaattttcttgaccaGCCTCCTGGCCCCTATGGTCCAATAGCGCAGGCGAAGTAAACTAATTAGCAACTGAGGGGCGGCATGTAAGTTTCTCACATGGTAGCTACGTACTAGCAGTGCCGATAGAGGATGTTACGAGGGAAGAATAATTTGGTGCTTGCTGTCGTAAGATTGTTGCGAGTGAGACAGTCGTCCCCCTATTCGAAGCAACTGTTCGGGGCTCAAGAAAGAAGCGAACCACTTGTGTCGAGACTTGTTTGCTACTGGTTTCTGCTGCTGTAAAGCTGATACTTCTGCTCCGTACACTTGGTTTTGCACCAACCTTATTAGGGTGTGCtctagagtggccatattttgtatggccgtttttgaaactatcgatcttaatgagcgccgggctgaaaaagtttccttttgacctctacaataagccacgaaaattaaaagttcatcggagtttatttaatggactcacaaagcgcttatatttgagaaatcgatttacatgaaaattgtatgaagtttttttttaacatatatctttcgataaacttattcaaatacacttgtattttcataaaacagtAATACTATTACCccaatttaagtttaaaaagatCTATAACTTTCGGTGTTTGTTAAAACGGTTGTATGTTGAATGAGGTATGTATTTTTTAGGTATAAATTACCAACATGCAGTATAAACTGAAATTCGTCTTAATTATGTGTTGAAACACGGgtagaatttttcataaattcaaCATTAGGTATTGAAAGCAAAAATGGCCAACTtccagtcaccattttgaattttcaaaggcccAAGAATTGGTAACAGctaatgcgtcacctgtgaaaacgctatttcatgtttgctgcggtgaagcaaacataaaatagcgttttcacagggaatgcatcatctatttccgagtcatgtgcttctgaaaattcgaagtggtgattcgaaattggctgtttgtggtttcattaccgtttcaccttaaggaccattcgcttttagTCGCccgatcattttttgtttaatttcaaacggAATATCAGgccaatccaacttattctgggcttaaataccgcgattcttcatcttttcagttacagcgtctgagactactatcaatttcggcataagcgaaagaatcacgtagagAATTCATAACTTGATTGATACATTTGACATCCGAAAAACACTACTACCAACAGGGACATGTTTTGAATGCAATTTATGGTCAATGatcagaacttttggatcattgaagctgtgagtgagttgattggctgtgaatgagttgatttcgtttgatgctcttgtaaaacggttaaagacaagtgtttaaggtccgatgctcttgccatgtaatatattttgcataaaagttcatagaaattaagaggacaagtaatattggttagttttcgaaacaTTGCCGAAATATTTCAATCCATTAGTGTTttatgaacttcttaggcgatatttttgccgtagcttgaatcaattttaagcgcgcccaAGAACTTTGCACTTTCATTGAAACTCATGAGAATTGCTATTCGATCAACAGGAAATGATcgtatttgataaaattcaccgTCTTAGTGTATTCAGATCACTTGTGCTGACCTgtttcaataataataataataataataataatactaaaaataacattaaatccatacaaaaagttcttaataattttaataattttgcttcaccaattCGATTGTCCGCAGTTGCTGCAATGAAGTACGATTgaggatataatcactgaatgcCAGTTTCAAAACCTCTAAAGAATATGAGAGGTCATgcatttattacgtaacgtaccAAGAAGAAGGGGATATTCAACGAAGAGTTCCATTGCGCGAGGCCCTCATGCAAAATTGCGGTAGGGGTTGGAGGTGTTTAAAATTGCTATAATTTAGCGTTACGCAATATATGAATGTCCctaatgatatgattttataattgaagagtatttcgacgcaaaatatacaactattttaagaaactaagacaaaaaacttcaaaaagagataaaaaacaacagttcttatgagaatctatttttttaatataagcgttttgtgggtccattaaatgaactcggatcaacttcaaattttcatggcttatttttggagtaaaaaggaaactttttccgcccggcgctcttcgaaatcgcatgatgttacaaaaatggccactctagtgTGCTCTGCTTGACGGATTTCATCGGCAGTGAGAATATGCGCAGTTGAGCGGAGTTTTGGGTCGAGTTTGTAGTTCTTCAACATTCTTTGGAAATATGCCGTTGCTTCAAGCAACCTTTGATAGTTGGAGAATCTGCTAACATATAAATCGACAAACGAAAGTGCAGTTGCTGCTGTGAAAGTGGTTATTGTTTTCCGCATTTCATTCGTACATTCTGGTGGTAGGTCGTCTTCTTGCTGATTCATTGGCCTTGTGGACCATTCCACCAGAGTTCGCTGCTAAGAATAATTTCAGCTGTGGTTCCTCTTGAAATATAATCAGCTGGATTTTGCAAACCTGCTACGTGTCTCCACGTGCATTTTTGGGTAGCCAACTGTATCTTCGAGACACGGTTCGCTACGAAGGTGTTCCATTTGGACGGAGAAGCCTGGAGCCAGCTTAACACAGTTGTCGAGTCAACCCAGAAAAAGGTTTCTGCGTTCAGGCGCAGAGATGCTAGTACCTTCTTGTATAATTCAGCGGCGAGAAGTGCCCCACACAGTTCCAGTCGTGGGATTGATCGCTTTTCAAGAGGAGCGACTCTAGATTTTGCAGTCAATAATGCAACATTTACGTGACCAGCAGAGTTTTCTGATCGAAGATACGCGCAAGCTCCGTATGCTAACTCAGATGCATCCGAAAACAAATGCAATTGCACAAAGGTCCAATTGAGACATAAGGCAAACCGATTGATGTTGAGTTGGTTTAGATGGGGCAGCTGTGTGTGGTAAACGGTCCAGCGATTTTGTAGCGTTGAGGGTAGTTCCCTGTCCCAACTCCATATATTTCCGTGTTCATCCTTTAGCGTCCATAGCGCTTGCATAAATAGTTTTGCCGTTGTCACAACCGGACCCACCAAACCAAGTGGATCGAAAAGTTGTGCAATATATGATAGAGCAATGCGTTTTGTGAGTGCAATCGTCGAGTCCGGCTTAGGTAATTTAACATTATATTTAAGAATGTCAGTAGTGGGTTCCCAGTGAATCCCAAGTGTCTTGATGCATTGGCCACGGTCCAAGTCAACTGATTGCTGAATCGCtctattttcaattgaaatgtcCGCCAACACTGCAGGCTTGTTTGATGCCCATTTGCGGAGTTGGAAGCCTCCTCTTGCCAAAATCGTCTCAAGCTGATTTCTGAGAGTGATCGCGTCGGTTTCAGTGCTGCTGCCGGAAAATAAATCGTCAACGTGAAAATCCTTACGTAACACGCTCGCTGCTTCGGGAAAGTCATTCTGTTCATCGTCAGCTAGTTTCTGCAAAACTCGTGTGGCTAAAAATGGTGCGCTAGCCGTCCCGTAAGTCACGGTTTTCAACTCGTAAGTATCGAGAGGGTCTTCCGGTGAATTTCTCCAAATTATGCGCTGCAGAGGAGTGTCACGCTTGTCAACTAAAATTTGTCGATACATCTGTTTAATGTCTGCAATTAGCATAACGGGATGGATTCTAGAGCGCATAATGATGGAACGAAGATCATCTTGTACGATTGGCCCCACTAACAATGCATCGTTCAGTGATGGGCCTTTGGGCGTTTTGCACGAAGCATCGAATACTACCCGTACTTTAGTTGTGGTGCTTTCTTCCTTTATAACCGCATGATGAGGTAGATGGTAAATCGAGTGTCTTGAATCGTCGCGTGTAACACGTTGCATATGGTCTAAATCTTCATATTCGCGCATGAAATCACTATACTGTTTGCAAAGCGTTGGGTTTCGCTGGAGTCGGTTTTCAAGTAAATGGAATCGGCGGATAGCAGTTTTGCGATTATCACCAATAGTTTCCAGTACGGTTTTCTTCAGTGGCAGACGAACCTTATACCGCCCTTCTGTAGTACGAGTTACTGTCCGTCGAAAATACTCCTCGCATGCAGCTTCTTCAAGAGAATAACACGGTTCCGTGCTATCTTCCTCAATCTTCCAAAATCTTTCCATTAGCTGATGCACATCGGCGACAGAGGCGACATTTGCGATTATTGGAGATTGGGAGGAGCAATGGAGATTTTTTCCTGTGACTACCCAACCGAAAACGGAATTTACTAATGTTGGTAGGTCGTCGCCGAGGGCAATTCTACCAGGCACTCTAAAGAGTTCAAAGAATATTTCAGCACCGAGAATCAGATCGATCGGGTTTGATTTGAAGAATGCGGGATCCGCTAGTTGCACATCAGCTGGGATTTTACATGCTTACATGTTAACAGAAGTTGCTGGAAGATCGACAGTAACCTTTGGAAGTACGAGAAATTCGACAGTAGCAGAATAATCGGTAATACGAGAGCAGACAAGTGACGAAAATTTTCCTTTAGTCTGAGTTGCAGATTGGCCAATACCCGCAATCGGGATGGTAATTTTCTTACGCTGAACCTTGATCAGTTGCGAAAAGGATTCAGTTGCGAAACAGCATTCACTACCGGAATCCAAAAGTGCACGTGCAGCGTGCCGCGTTCCATTATCGTCGATCACAATCACCACGGCAGTGGCAAGCAAAACACGCGTTCGCTTTCGTGTGGCCGAAGCATGAGTAGTCGGTTGCGGCTGGATGGCAGAAAACGATATAGGTGGCAGCTCACCTTGCTGACTTGAAGACGACGGAATTTGAGCAGACACGTTCGACGACTCACTTGGCAAGACTCGAGCTTTATTTTGGCATAATTGCGTGTGATGTCTACCTTGACATCTTTTACATGAACTAAATGAGGAACAATCCTTTCCGACATGACCCGAGCGCAGAcagtttcgacaaagttgtagccgACACACTTCCTTTTCCTTCTCTTGAATATCCATTTTCGCAAATTTAGCGCACATGTATAAGGGATGTTGTTCCGAACAAACGCTGCACTTTCGAGACTGGAATTGGGTAGCCCCATGGCTCGCAAATGGACGGGAAGCTGGTTGCCTCTTGAGAAAAGCATTTGAAGAAGCCTCGGTTGTATTTCCGCTAATGGTTTGCAGGACTGTAACCCTTCTTTGAATGAACGTTGTGAGATCGGGAAACGAAACCGTGTCACGAGTGGAAGAGTGCTCTTCCCAATCCCCTCTAGTCGTTGGGTCAAGCCGTGTGCTAAGCATGCGTATCAGCAAAACGTCCCAAAATTCTGTTTTTTCACCTAGCTGTTGAAGTATCTTAACGTTCGCCTCAAACTTCTCAACTAACGAGTGGAGCTCAGTCGCCGATTCACGCTTAAGCGGAGAAAATTCGAAAAGTGCATCGACATATGATTGTTTCAATCTGGCTGTGTTCTGAAAGTGCTCAACTAACAGATTCCATGCGACCGGATAGTTGTTTGCACTGAGCGGAATGGTTTGGATTAGCTTCAAGGCATCGACGGCAACAGACGAGCGAAGATAATAAAACTTTTGAATGTTGGACAAATCCTGTGACGAATGAACCAGCGAGATGTATAAATCGTGAAAGTTTAGCCAGCTATCGAGACTGCCGCTCAATATAGGTAGCTTTACATCTGGTAGGCGAATGTTCGAATTCGATGGAGCGTATTGAGCGGTTGAAATATTTGAAGGCGTTACGCTCGGTGTAGATGGCGATTTATTAACGGCAAGCAGAAAGCCTTTAACTTTATAATATTGGGATTCTATATCGGCACGTTGTTTGAGTTGATCGTCGAGGTTAGCTTCATCCAGCGATTCCAATTCGCACTGGATTTTGCTGAAATCTGTCCACAATGAAACCAGATTTTCAAGGCGCACCGGCACTTCTGCAACATCCCTGGTTTCATCGTAGCTGTCCACGAAGGTTTTAATAAGGTTGAAAGATGTGACTATGCTGCGTTGGTGCAGCTTTAGAGTTTTTTTCCGCCGTTCCGTCGACATTGTTAAATCCGGAACTGCAAACAAAAGACCACGTAGCTCAAACGAGACAGGATAAGGATGTTGGAAAGCTAATTACCTTCTTGAGGCAATTTAATGCCTTGAATAATGAATCCCAGCAAAATGGCGAAGTCCAATGGCTAACAAATCGGCAGCTATCCGGCTGGCAGGATTCCGATGATGGCGGATGAACGGAGTTCGACGTCctatccggctcgaaggaccaatAGCGATAACTCAGGAGCTTTCGGATAATCTACCACACGAACTGACTGCTAACTTATTAACTTaattttttatacttaattttaCAAATTCCTTATCCAATACAAATTTCTGACTGTCGTTCTTCACTGCGCTGGTGCGAGCAAACACAAAGAGAGAGCGATGACGTTTCGAAGGGCCTTTTATATCTCCTGT encodes:
- the LOC129725580 gene encoding uncharacterized protein LOC129725580, encoding MSTERRKKTLKLHQRSIVTSFNLIKTFVDSYDETRDVAEVPVRLENLVSLWTDFSKIQCELESLDEANLDDQLKQRADIESQYYKVKGFLLAVNKSPSTPSVTPSNISTAQYAPSNSNIRLPDVKLPILSGSLDSWLNFHDLYISLVHSSQDLSNIQKFYYLRSSVAVDALKLIQTIPLSANNYPVAWNLLVEHFQNTARLKQSYVDALFEFSPLKRESATELHSLVEKFEANVKILQQLGEKTEFWDVLLIRMLSTRLDPTTRGDWEEHSSTRDTVSFPDLTTFIQRRVTVLQTISGNTTEASSNAFLKRQPASRPFASHGATQFQSRKCSVCSEQHPLYMCAKFAKMDIQEKEKEVCRLQLCRNCLRSGHVGKDCSSFSSCKRCQGRHHTQLCQNKARVLPSESSNVSAQIPSSSSQQGELPPISFSAIQPQPTTHASATRKRTRVLLATAVVIVIDDNGTRHAARALLDSGSECCFATESFSQLIKVQRKKITIPIAGIGQSATQTKGKFSSLVCSRITDYSATVEFLVLPKVTVDLPATSVNIVPGRIALGDDLPTLVNSVFGWVVTGKNLHCSSQSPIIANVASVADVHQLMERFWKIEEDSTEPCYSLEEAACEEYFRRTVTRTTEGRYKVRLPLKKTVLETIGDNRKTAIRRFHLLENRLQRNPTLCKQYSDFMREYEDLDHMQRVTRDDSRHSIYHLPHHAVIKEESTTTKVRVVFDASCKTPKGPSLNDALLVGPIVQDDLRSIIMRSRIHPVMLIADIKQMYRQILVDKRDTPLQRIIWRNSPEDPLDTYELKTVTYGTASAPFLATRVLQKLADDEQNDFPEAASVLRKDFHVDDLFSGSSTETDAITLRNQLETILARGGFQLRKWASNKPAVLADISIENRAIQQSVDLDRGQCIKTLGIHWEPTTDILKYNVKLPKPDSTIALTKRIALSYIAQLFDPLGLVGPVVTTAKLFMQALWTLKDEHGNIWSWDRELPSTLQNRWTVYHTQLPHLNQLNINRGLCSDVYSDNGRNFIGAANELRKLIQSEQHRMALQQECASQGIRWHFNPPLASHFGGLWESAINSAQKHFLRILGNQTLSYVDTETLLSQIECCLNSRPLVPLSDDPTDFEPLTSGHFLIGSALKAVPDTDFTAIPFNRLKKWQQTQKKFQHIWNRWHREYLSTLQPRARWCNPPVQLAKDQLVILMNENLPPMQWPMARIEELHPGADGIVRVVTVRTPRGSYRRPVTKICLLPSSASDEQHREN